A window of Jannaschia sp. M317 contains these coding sequences:
- a CDS encoding UbiH/UbiF/VisC/COQ6 family ubiquinone biosynthesis hydroxylase, whose amino-acid sequence MDTDVIIVGGGLNGPLAALALARIGLRSVVLDARPRATFDEAAFDGRSYAVALGSVRMLQALDLWPALQGTAQPITGIRASDGRAGEGASPLHLAFDAAEIGEAYMGQMIEDRHLRPALLAACDVSDRVDLRFGTAVTGQQVAAGGVTVTLDDGGDVTGALLLGCDGRASGVARRAGIGRNGTDYGQTALVCAVEHEQPHHGIAHQFFMPPGPLAILPLQGDRSSIVWTEDAATAAEVNGLPDAAYLDILRPRFGSFLGDLRLGGARFTYPLTLTLAQSFAAPRLALVGDAAHGIHPIAGQGLNLGFKDIAALSDVLRDARRRGEDIGAMPVLARYQRWRRFDTTAMGLATDAVNRLFSNDNPILRLGRDLGMGAISALPAARRAFMREAAGLTGDLPSLMAP is encoded by the coding sequence ATGGATACCGATGTGATCATTGTCGGCGGTGGGCTGAACGGGCCGCTTGCCGCGCTTGCCCTGGCCCGGATCGGGCTGCGGTCCGTGGTTCTGGACGCGCGGCCCCGTGCCACCTTTGACGAGGCAGCGTTCGACGGGCGCAGCTATGCAGTGGCGCTGGGGTCGGTTCGGATGCTGCAGGCGCTGGACCTCTGGCCTGCGTTGCAGGGGACGGCCCAGCCGATCACCGGCATCCGCGCCAGCGATGGCCGCGCCGGAGAGGGCGCCTCCCCGTTGCACCTGGCCTTTGACGCCGCCGAGATCGGCGAGGCCTACATGGGCCAGATGATCGAGGACCGGCACCTGCGGCCCGCGCTTCTGGCGGCTTGCGATGTGTCGGACCGGGTCGACCTGCGGTTTGGCACGGCGGTGACGGGCCAGCAGGTGGCGGCGGGCGGTGTCACGGTGACGCTGGACGACGGCGGAGACGTGACCGGGGCGCTGTTGCTCGGCTGTGACGGACGGGCCAGCGGTGTGGCGCGGCGGGCAGGGATCGGGCGCAACGGCACCGACTATGGCCAGACCGCGCTGGTCTGCGCGGTGGAGCATGAGCAGCCGCATCACGGCATCGCGCATCAGTTCTTTATGCCGCCCGGGCCGCTGGCGATCCTGCCGCTGCAGGGCGATCGTTCCAGCATTGTCTGGACCGAGGACGCGGCGACAGCGGCCGAGGTGAATGGCCTGCCGGATGCGGCGTATCTCGACATTCTGCGCCCCCGTTTCGGGTCGTTTCTGGGCGACCTGCGTCTGGGCGGCGCGCGCTTTACCTATCCTCTGACGCTGACCCTTGCGCAAAGCTTCGCCGCCCCGCGCCTGGCGCTGGTGGGCGACGCGGCGCATGGGATTCACCCGATCGCGGGTCAGGGGCTGAACCTGGGGTTCAAGGACATCGCCGCCTTGTCCGACGTGCTGCGCGACGCGCGTCGGCGCGGCGAGGATATCGGGGCGATGCCCGTCCTGGCGCGGTATCAACGTTGGCGCCGGTTCGACACGACGGCGATGGGACTTGCGACGGATGCGGTGAACCGGTTGTTTTCGAACGACAACCCCATCCTGCGTCTTGGGCGGGACCTGGGGATGGGGGCGATTTCCGCCCTGCCGGCCGCGCGCCGCGCCTTCATGCGCGAAGCCGCGGGCCTGACGGGGGATTTGCCAAGTTTGATGGCCCCGTAA